In a genomic window of Methanosarcina horonobensis HB-1 = JCM 15518:
- a CDS encoding APC family permease, with the protein MRKLEKTITLRRGLGLAICMLVGTGILALPGLALDAGSPYEAVLGWFLIALIAVPLIQICARLGLKFPSTAGLAGYAEEAVGPWGGYAVSYLVGGSFFFGLPAVALIGSEYMKQLFSLSESGAVIFAVLLITLMFISNLAGMRAISIINYAALAVLFLLTGLLIIFNLDFFGSGLEVASEALRGSENINLDLGNIWKVAALLFWAFLGWENLSFSLGEIKEPEKNVPLLYWLSFALVTSIYIVLALIIAGASVAGVPLQGAAGLSGLVLFTPGGSLLIWLMVIVIAANACSWNFTASRLLYAGGRTGAFPGAFGKLSKRNIPVSSLVGLYVLSILLILGTYIFKIPVSTMMLLVNQNFVFLYAFIILAYWKTETGRQKWVFSVLALLSLGFLISGFTWKIVYPVFLIGFGYYRFIGKRSLDKTNKQGKEIIVREDAQELPYPIRH; encoded by the coding sequence ATGAGAAAACTAGAAAAGACAATCACCCTCAGGAGAGGCCTGGGGCTTGCAATCTGTATGCTTGTAGGGACAGGAATTCTGGCGCTGCCGGGTCTGGCACTTGATGCCGGGAGTCCCTATGAAGCAGTTCTTGGCTGGTTCCTTATTGCCCTTATTGCAGTGCCTCTTATTCAGATCTGTGCCCGCCTTGGCCTGAAATTCCCTTCAACCGCAGGACTTGCCGGATATGCCGAAGAAGCCGTAGGTCCCTGGGGAGGGTATGCGGTCTCGTATCTTGTAGGCGGGTCTTTCTTTTTCGGGCTTCCTGCCGTTGCTCTTATTGGCAGCGAATATATGAAACAGCTTTTTAGCCTGTCCGAATCAGGGGCAGTTATTTTTGCAGTCCTTCTTATAACATTGATGTTTATCTCAAACCTTGCAGGAATGAGAGCCATTTCCATAATCAACTATGCAGCTCTGGCTGTGCTCTTCCTGCTTACAGGGTTGCTTATAATTTTTAATCTTGATTTCTTCGGTTCAGGGCTCGAGGTTGCCAGTGAAGCTCTCAGGGGCAGTGAAAATATAAACCTGGACCTGGGAAATATCTGGAAAGTTGCTGCCCTTCTTTTCTGGGCATTCCTGGGCTGGGAAAACCTCTCTTTTTCCCTGGGGGAGATAAAAGAACCCGAGAAAAACGTGCCTCTACTTTACTGGCTGAGTTTTGCCCTTGTGACATCTATCTACATTGTCCTTGCGCTTATCATCGCAGGAGCAAGCGTTGCAGGTGTGCCTCTTCAGGGAGCTGCCGGGCTTTCCGGCCTTGTCCTTTTTACGCCCGGAGGAAGCCTGCTCATATGGCTTATGGTAATAGTTATTGCAGCGAACGCCTGTTCCTGGAACTTTACTGCAAGCCGCCTGCTTTATGCCGGAGGCAGGACAGGTGCTTTCCCTGGTGCTTTTGGTAAGCTTTCAAAGAGAAATATCCCGGTATCCAGCCTTGTGGGACTGTATGTCCTGTCAATTTTACTTATACTCGGAACTTACATTTTCAAAATTCCGGTATCAACAATGATGCTGCTTGTAAATCAGAACTTTGTTTTCCTCTATGCCTTTATCATTCTCGCTTACTGGAAAACCGAAACTGGCCGGCAGAAGTGGGTCTTTTCAGTTCTCGCGCTCCTGTCTCTGGGTTTTCTTATCTCGGGCTTTACGTGGAAAATCGTTTATCCTGTCTTCCTGATAGGGTTTGGATATTACAGATTTATTGGGAAAAGAAGTTTGGATAAAACCAATAAACAAGGAAAAGAAATTATAGTTCGGGAAGATGCTCAGGAACTTCCTTATCCTATCAGGCATTAA
- a CDS encoding vWA domain-containing protein: MNNLDSAPQGSYSFFSRNRFWHEALSVQKQTASLLEGELRSTIAYPRTIPRPLREKIAEIIAFEILFEQPYEIKDTERFIGLLGAFYPIFLTLRNSRPWPGLQKIAKRSRGAGVACLKLLLPLIYDLMERFSAVRDRDSETGLLKGLDAETEAILREFEKLLKQTVLLWAGGSSEDSLSRSAQFPASVAGKSNIYEAILNLMQKDGCQTFLDGMLEGLYCRMQEFISEMEENLDLFDTLALLFPGRNWSYSVKELKREPFYVQLKMLKNYSAFFEKNPDLRKIINFIGRREFDPPAARIRYSPFGKNRIQTVRFSDSINNLLPMEAAKLLNPALKRKFYADMLEGKLLSYQLLGKHYTGPPRIKPRGPMIALVDTSGSMHGTSQTLAKSAVLAMAKLMLSQHRDMKVILFASTSQHLEIELSSKKRMSERFLNFLLYTFGGGTDFNTALASGLKSLKEKDFQGADLLFITDGKSEISDELVLARWEEAKKKYNAKVYSLIVGGSGAGGLSEISDYTYRVEMEMSREGEEGVVSLVEVKAKSDELEQMNIA, encoded by the coding sequence TTGAACAATCTGGATAGTGCCCCTCAAGGATCTTACTCTTTTTTTTCCAGAAACAGATTCTGGCATGAAGCGCTTTCTGTCCAGAAACAGACAGCTTCCCTGCTGGAAGGAGAGCTGAGGAGCACCATTGCCTACCCCCGCACGATTCCCAGACCTCTGCGCGAGAAAATAGCAGAAATCATTGCCTTTGAAATCCTTTTTGAGCAGCCGTATGAAATTAAAGACACTGAAAGGTTTATAGGGCTTTTAGGGGCATTTTACCCTATCTTTCTTACTCTTAGAAACTCAAGACCATGGCCCGGACTTCAAAAGATTGCAAAAAGGAGCCGAGGAGCAGGAGTTGCATGCCTTAAACTTCTTCTCCCTCTTATCTACGACCTGATGGAACGTTTCTCAGCAGTGAGGGACAGGGATTCGGAAACAGGTCTGCTAAAAGGGCTTGATGCCGAAACCGAAGCTATTCTCAGGGAATTTGAAAAACTCCTTAAACAGACCGTTCTTCTCTGGGCAGGCGGGAGTTCAGAGGACTCATTATCCCGGAGTGCTCAGTTCCCTGCTTCGGTTGCAGGAAAATCAAATATTTACGAAGCTATCCTTAATCTAATGCAGAAGGACGGATGCCAGACTTTTCTTGACGGAATGCTGGAAGGGCTATACTGCAGAATGCAGGAGTTCATCTCTGAAATGGAAGAAAACCTGGATCTTTTTGATACCCTTGCCCTCCTTTTTCCTGGTAGGAACTGGAGCTATTCCGTAAAAGAGCTTAAAAGAGAGCCTTTCTATGTCCAGCTCAAAATGCTGAAAAATTATTCGGCTTTTTTTGAAAAAAATCCAGACCTCAGGAAGATCATAAATTTTATAGGCAGGCGGGAATTTGATCCTCCGGCTGCCCGCATACGCTATTCTCCTTTTGGAAAAAACCGGATCCAGACTGTACGATTTTCAGATTCGATAAATAATCTTCTGCCCATGGAAGCTGCAAAGCTCCTTAATCCGGCTCTGAAGCGAAAATTCTATGCTGATATGCTTGAGGGAAAACTCCTGAGTTATCAGCTACTCGGCAAACACTATACAGGTCCTCCTCGCATAAAACCCAGAGGACCTATGATTGCGCTCGTTGATACCTCGGGTTCCATGCACGGGACTTCTCAGACCCTTGCAAAGTCTGCAGTGCTTGCGATGGCAAAACTAATGCTCTCTCAGCATCGGGATATGAAGGTTATTCTTTTTGCATCCACAAGCCAGCACCTGGAAATAGAGCTCAGCAGCAAAAAAAGGATGTCAGAAAGATTCCTTAATTTCCTCCTGTACACCTTTGGAGGCGGGACGGATTTCAACACCGCGCTTGCTTCAGGCCTTAAATCCCTTAAGGAAAAAGACTTTCAGGGAGCAGACCTGCTTTTTATCACTGACGGGAAGTCCGAAATCTCTGATGAGCTGGTCCTTGCTCGCTGGGAAGAGGCAAAAAAGAAATACAACGCAAAAGTCTATTCTCTGATAGTTGGGGGCAGCGGAGCAGGAGGGCTTTCGGAAATCTCGGACTACACGTATCGGGTAGAAATGGAGATGAGCCGAGAAGGAGAGGAAGGGGTTGTAAGCCTTGTGGAAGTAAAAGCAAAGAGTGATGAGCTCGAACAAATGAATATTGCTTAA
- a CDS encoding AAA family ATPase yields the protein MELPHVYYKPGGLNLKETLLDIKSEFTDYFKEREAEINGSLLAVLSGENLLFLGPPGTAKTQLARSICQTIEGGNFFNYLLTSFSTPEEIFGPLSLKALEEDEFRRNINGCLPTAHVALLDEIFKASSAILNSLLTILNERKYHNGRDIVDVPLLSVFGASNELPEEDESLEALYDRFLFRYRLSYIQDDENFKNLLFREPDDFRPAASIQVSEIDRLRKRSNSLPVDPDVEVIVTELRKNLQLQEIEISDRRWKRVVQVLKVAACSSGCPAVDRTMALLLQHMLWNLPEERETIRKTVFKLVVSGGTNTEKLRLDAEDLKTALSIALKNELSVGVVCDSCGEEFKLRENLELHHAACPNHSYTLRQDGNSRIYPYDNLVKEIDSLHEGSGKKNTLSQTQREVFEKEFEALADRVNRVKQHLEEEKELLRNLMDANIWLSTADRNEALLLHDTGNIQMSGTEELINEIRELLGLQNRKDRPMESRSVKPSSSGSLPDVHTAKLEAKVQLPDSGSSTGGFMKGLGSRFKLR from the coding sequence GTGGAACTGCCTCATGTCTATTACAAACCGGGAGGTTTAAACCTGAAAGAAACTCTCCTCGATATAAAATCCGAATTTACAGACTACTTCAAAGAACGTGAAGCCGAAATTAACGGCTCTCTCCTCGCCGTACTTTCAGGCGAAAACCTTCTATTTCTAGGACCTCCCGGTACAGCAAAAACCCAGCTTGCAAGAAGCATCTGCCAGACAATCGAAGGCGGGAACTTTTTTAATTACCTCCTGACCAGCTTTTCTACCCCTGAAGAGATTTTCGGGCCTCTTTCCTTAAAAGCCCTTGAAGAAGACGAGTTCAGGAGAAACATTAACGGCTGCCTCCCGACAGCCCATGTTGCTTTGCTGGATGAGATCTTTAAGGCAAGCAGCGCTATCCTCAATAGCCTCCTGACCATATTGAATGAAAGAAAGTATCATAACGGGCGGGATATAGTTGATGTCCCCCTGCTATCGGTCTTCGGGGCTTCAAACGAGCTTCCGGAAGAGGATGAAAGTCTGGAAGCCCTCTATGACCGCTTTCTGTTCAGATACAGGCTCTCATATATTCAGGATGATGAAAATTTCAAAAATCTTCTTTTTAGAGAACCTGATGACTTCAGGCCTGCGGCAAGCATTCAGGTTTCAGAAATCGATAGGCTCCGCAAAAGATCAAATTCTCTGCCTGTCGACCCTGATGTTGAAGTCATAGTCACGGAACTCCGGAAAAACCTCCAGCTGCAGGAAATCGAGATTTCGGACCGGCGCTGGAAAAGAGTTGTGCAGGTCCTGAAGGTTGCAGCCTGCAGCAGCGGGTGTCCGGCTGTTGACAGGACAATGGCCCTTTTGCTCCAGCACATGCTCTGGAACCTTCCGGAAGAACGAGAAACCATCAGGAAAACGGTCTTTAAACTCGTTGTTTCCGGCGGCACGAACACGGAAAAACTCCGCCTGGACGCTGAGGACCTGAAGACAGCCCTCAGTATTGCCCTAAAAAACGAACTTTCTGTTGGAGTAGTCTGCGACAGCTGCGGGGAAGAGTTTAAGCTGAGAGAGAATCTGGAGCTTCACCATGCTGCCTGCCCGAACCACAGCTATACTCTCAGACAGGATGGAAATTCGAGGATATATCCTTATGATAACCTGGTAAAGGAAATTGATTCTCTTCATGAGGGTTCGGGAAAGAAAAACACTCTCTCTCAAACCCAGAGAGAAGTTTTTGAAAAGGAATTCGAAGCCCTTGCTGACAGGGTAAATAGAGTAAAACAGCATCTTGAGGAAGAAAAAGAGCTGCTCAGAAACCTGATGGATGCAAACATCTGGCTTTCAACTGCTGACAGGAATGAAGCCCTGCTCCTGCACGATACAGGAAACATACAGATGTCAGGTACTGAAGAACTCATAAATGAAATCAGGGAACTCCTTGGCTTGCAAAATAGAAAGGACAGGCCAATGGAATCAAGGTCCGTAAAACCATCATCTTCCGGTTCTCTTCCCGATGTTCATACCGCAAAATTGGAAGCAAAAGTTCAGTTGCCTGATTCCGGCAGCAGTACCGGTGGTTTCATGAAAGGACTCGGGTCCAGGTTCAAACTCAGATGA
- a CDS encoding thiamine pyrophosphate-binding protein, with amino-acid sequence MKEMNGAEVLIKCLEDLDVKHIFGYTGAAILPVFHALRHSDIEIIVNSNEQSAAFSAAGYSRSSNRVGVAIVTSGPAITNTLTSVADAYGDSIPLLVFAGQVPEHKIGTDSFQHINVKGIFRDAAKKVIQLSNDDDIETIIKDAYYFAKSGKPGPVVIDFPLDKQTKNHEYYGMNITRFEGSYHDDRHLSEEQCKDFFRLLLNSRRPLLYLGGGLNSEPGSRAVREFNGLFGIPSVNTLMAKGVVDERDDLNLGMLGMFGTPYANMLIQENDFFFAIGVRWDDRVAEKVGFAIGTDIAYIDINPEKMHQIKIERSPKFTFIGDAATALRDLLNYARKHDIYLDIREWQMRARDLKRSWPLDYNRTSEYIQAAEVISMLANYVDGSTKITTGVGNHQMLAAQYLPMYCPKSFMTSGSFGTMGFSMPTAIGVHYANPHSGIIAIDGDGSLRMNLGELHTIVSLDLPIKILMLNNRSDGMVQNLQDTAYEGTRTGTQRPKDVNFAEIARSFGFSCAERVSSRNDLKEKMEAFMNADGPCFLEACTDREEILYPKVPAGGSYKDMILGPYIKSTRLS; translated from the coding sequence ATGAAAGAAATGAATGGAGCAGAAGTCCTGATTAAGTGTCTGGAGGACCTTGATGTTAAACACATCTTTGGCTATACGGGAGCAGCAATACTTCCGGTATTTCATGCCCTCAGGCATAGTGATATTGAGATTATAGTTAATTCCAACGAGCAATCGGCAGCATTCAGCGCAGCAGGTTATTCACGGTCAAGTAACCGGGTAGGTGTAGCTATAGTCACATCAGGACCTGCCATAACTAATACGCTCACCAGCGTTGCTGACGCTTATGGGGACAGCATTCCCCTGCTTGTATTTGCAGGGCAGGTCCCTGAGCATAAGATAGGCACCGATTCCTTCCAGCATATTAACGTCAAAGGTATCTTCAGGGATGCAGCCAAAAAGGTCATACAGCTCTCCAATGATGATGACATAGAAACCATAATCAAGGATGCCTATTACTTTGCAAAGTCCGGAAAACCCGGGCCTGTTGTCATAGATTTCCCCCTCGACAAACAGACGAAAAATCATGAGTATTATGGTATGAACATCACAAGGTTTGAAGGAAGTTATCACGATGACAGGCATCTGTCTGAAGAACAATGCAAAGATTTTTTTAGACTGTTGCTCAACTCCAGAAGACCCCTGCTCTATCTTGGAGGAGGTCTGAACTCGGAGCCCGGAAGCCGTGCTGTCAGGGAATTCAATGGGCTTTTCGGAATACCTTCTGTCAATACACTCATGGCAAAGGGTGTCGTTGACGAAAGAGATGACCTGAACCTGGGAATGCTGGGAATGTTCGGTACACCGTATGCTAACATGCTCATACAGGAGAACGACTTCTTCTTCGCTATCGGGGTAAGATGGGATGACCGGGTTGCGGAAAAGGTTGGATTTGCAATAGGCACCGACATAGCTTACATTGATATTAATCCCGAGAAAATGCATCAGATAAAAATCGAGCGCAGTCCTAAATTCACATTCATAGGGGATGCCGCCACAGCGCTCCGCGATCTGCTGAACTATGCCAGGAAGCATGATATCTATCTGGATATTCGGGAATGGCAGATGCGTGCAAGAGACCTGAAAAGGTCGTGGCCTCTGGATTACAACAGGACATCCGAATACATACAGGCTGCTGAGGTCATTTCAATGCTTGCAAACTATGTTGACGGAAGCACAAAGATAACCACTGGTGTAGGCAACCACCAGATGCTCGCAGCACAATACCTGCCAATGTACTGCCCAAAATCTTTCATGACTTCGGGCTCCTTCGGCACAATGGGTTTTTCCATGCCCACAGCAATCGGCGTCCATTATGCAAACCCGCATTCAGGAATCATAGCAATCGATGGTGACGGCAGTCTGAGGATGAATCTGGGAGAACTGCATACTATCGTATCGCTGGACCTTCCAATCAAGATACTCATGCTGAACAACAGAAGCGATGGTATGGTCCAGAACTTGCAGGATACAGCTTATGAAGGGACACGCACAGGAACGCAAAGGCCAAAAGATGTGAATTTTGCAGAGATTGCAAGGTCATTTGGTTTCAGTTGCGCAGAGAGGGTGAGCAGCAGAAATGATTTGAAAGAGAAAATGGAAGCATTTATGAATGCAGACGGACCTTGCTTCCTGGAAGCTTGCACGGACAGGGAAGAGATCCTGTATCCGAAGGTTCCGGCAGGGGGGTCTTATAAAGATATGATTCTGGGCCCTTACATAAAATCAACTCGACTATCTTAA
- a CDS encoding APC family permease encodes MQLKSLNPEKNVKRIFWLSFGLTIFIYLMLAVTSMGADAAGVPLSRASGLVELIKFTPPENLPIWLMAVVIVANVTCWNFASSRLIHASGKEKVLPAYLGKLSKREQPMASILSMYTAFLPFPFLPDFRIHLENSLFCCPYRNRVLWFCQKDCKAERQGGKSSLYRLFRPVTESLNLNP; translated from the coding sequence TTGCAGTTAAAATCTCTGAACCCGGAAAAAAATGTCAAAAGGATTTTCTGGCTCAGTTTCGGGCTGACAATCTTCATTTACCTGATGCTGGCAGTCACAAGTATGGGGGCTGATGCAGCCGGCGTTCCTCTCTCCAGAGCGTCAGGGCTTGTGGAACTCATTAAGTTCACCCCTCCGGAAAACCTGCCCATCTGGCTAATGGCAGTAGTCATCGTTGCCAATGTAACCTGCTGGAACTTTGCTTCAAGCCGGCTTATCCACGCATCCGGGAAAGAAAAAGTGCTCCCGGCTTACCTGGGAAAACTCTCGAAACGGGAACAGCCAATGGCAAGCATCCTGAGTATGTATACGGCTTTCCTTCCTTTCCCTTTCCTTCCTGATTTCAGGATTCACCTGGAGAATTCTCTATTCTGTTGCCCTTACAGGAATCGGGTACTATGGTTTTGTCAGAAAGACTGCAAAGCAGAAAGACAGGGAGGAAAAAGCAGCTTATACAGATTATTCAGACCTGTAACCGAATCTTTAAATCTTAATCCGTAA
- a CDS encoding SET domain-containing protein, which yields MTLICVKDAPGKGRGVFAQRNLKKDEVIETCPVIVLPPEEVNTLELTQLYNYYFAWGADSREAAIALGYGSLYNHSYTPNAKYQKDFSNGLLKYVCIKDIQKDEEITINYNCDPEDRTPVWFDIVSQN from the coding sequence ATGACATTAATATGTGTTAAAGACGCACCAGGCAAAGGTAGAGGCGTATTTGCACAGAGAAATCTTAAAAAAGATGAAGTAATAGAAACCTGCCCGGTCATCGTCCTCCCCCCCGAAGAAGTAAATACTCTTGAGCTTACCCAGCTTTATAATTACTACTTCGCGTGGGGAGCCGATTCAAGAGAAGCAGCGATTGCTTTGGGTTATGGATCCCTTTATAACCACTCATACACCCCAAACGCAAAATACCAGAAAGACTTCAGCAACGGCCTTTTAAAATACGTTTGCATAAAAGATATCCAGAAAGATGAGGAAATCACCATAAACTATAATTGTGACCCGGAAGACAGAACCCCTGTCTGGTTTGATATTGTGAGCCAGAACTGA
- a CDS encoding pyridoxamine 5'-phosphate oxidase family protein, with amino-acid sequence MGSQKLISDRQQIEAILSKAKFLRLALSDAETPYIVPMSFGYKENVIYLHSSRKGEKIEILKKNPRICFEAASEIELITADDPCKYNVRYRSVIGHGQAKFLEDYNEKVEGLTVLSEHYGKKGPFEFEEWKVNRLCVIKIEVEKMTGKESGF; translated from the coding sequence ATGGGAAGCCAAAAACTGATCTCTGACAGACAGCAAATCGAAGCCATCCTTTCAAAAGCAAAATTCCTCCGCCTCGCCCTTTCTGATGCCGAAACTCCATACATCGTCCCTATGTCCTTCGGCTATAAGGAAAACGTCATCTATCTTCACAGCTCCCGGAAAGGTGAGAAAATTGAGATCCTTAAAAAGAACCCCAGGATCTGTTTCGAAGCAGCCTCCGAAATCGAACTTATCACTGCCGACGACCCCTGCAAGTACAATGTTCGCTACAGAAGTGTTATCGGACACGGGCAGGCAAAGTTCTTGGAGGATTACAATGAAAAAGTTGAGGGACTTACCGTGCTTTCCGAACATTACGGAAAAAAGGGGCCGTTTGAATTTGAAGAATGGAAGGTTAACAGGCTGTGCGTAATTAAGATCGAGGTTGAGAAGATGACAGGGAAAGAAAGCGGATTTTAA
- a CDS encoding NosD domain-containing protein codes for MQGNILSNNYYGIYLKKSRKNLLSEKSGIKLISSRRNSLSNNFISDNERGIFIGLYSKFLECLSDYS; via the coding sequence ATTCAGGGAAATATTCTGTCGAATAATTACTATGGAATTTACCTTAAAAAATCACGTAAAAATTTGTTAAGCGAAAAATCAGGTATTAAATTGATCAGTTCCAGGAGAAACAGTTTATCCAATAATTTTATTTCTGATAATGAAAGAGGAATCTTTATAGGCCTCTATTCTAAATTTTTGGAATGCTTAAGTGATTATTCTTAA
- a CDS encoding MarR family winged helix-turn-helix transcriptional regulator, with product MDPECAKKVRLMDLEFRVLHNKLFEDRFFQKIAASQNSELKELNKNQPLVIMIIGSVKEIMPSTIGTYVGMDRSSLSRMVDSLEEKGFVRRKNDPEDRRKVLISLTEKGERCYDFLNRKSEEMAAEILGLVEEQDLRDFEKGLETMLRVLRKIDSAMESRK from the coding sequence ATGGATCCTGAATGTGCTAAAAAAGTGAGGCTGATGGATCTTGAGTTCCGAGTACTTCACAATAAATTATTTGAAGATCGGTTTTTTCAAAAAATAGCCGCCTCTCAAAACTCCGAACTCAAGGAACTTAACAAAAACCAGCCTCTCGTTATCATGATAATAGGATCGGTAAAGGAAATCATGCCTTCTACTATCGGAACGTATGTGGGAATGGACCGGAGTAGTCTTTCACGAATGGTGGATTCCCTGGAAGAGAAAGGATTTGTCAGGAGAAAAAACGATCCTGAAGACCGGAGAAAAGTCCTTATTTCCCTGACTGAAAAAGGAGAACGGTGCTATGATTTCCTTAATAGAAAATCTGAGGAAATGGCTGCCGAAATCCTGGGATTGGTTGAAGAGCAGGACTTGAGAGATTTCGAAAAGGGTCTTGAAACAATGCTGCGAGTCCTGAGAAAAATCGATTCTGCAATGGAAAGTAGAAAATAA
- a CDS encoding TrmB family transcriptional regulator has protein sequence MTLKLINNLQKLGFTENEAKIYASLVCIKMATAREIYEISRVPRPKVYKVLRGMEEKGYVQIIEGEPIHFSCIRPKELISRIRTDFLLSLYETFCGLHALSPEGKFIGSGESAEPGMGC, from the coding sequence ATGACTCTGAAACTTATCAATAACCTGCAGAAACTTGGCTTTACGGAAAATGAGGCCAAGATCTATGCTTCCCTTGTCTGCATAAAAATGGCAACTGCAAGGGAAATCTATGAAATAAGTAGGGTCCCCAGACCCAAGGTGTACAAAGTTTTGAGAGGAATGGAAGAGAAAGGGTACGTACAGATAATTGAAGGAGAACCGATTCATTTCAGTTGTATACGTCCGAAGGAACTGATCTCAAGAATCAGGACCGACTTTTTGCTCTCTCTTTACGAGACATTCTGTGGACTCCATGCCCTGAGCCCTGAAGGGAAATTCATCGGTTCCGGAGAATCTGCGGAACCTGGGATGGGGTGTTAA
- a CDS encoding metal-dependent hydrolase, protein MTGRKMHMKAGLLVSFFLIYDLISKGFILSLEFLPVALVASALGSVLPDVLEPPRNRRHRKFFHSIFFLALLLMFLENIYTVLLTGDLADKVTFGLLFAGAGYTSHLVLDALTPAGLPIVGL, encoded by the coding sequence ATGACGGGTCGGAAAATGCATATGAAAGCAGGACTTCTGGTATCATTTTTCCTCATCTATGACCTGATTTCAAAGGGGTTTATCCTCAGCTTAGAATTTCTTCCTGTAGCTCTGGTAGCCTCAGCCCTTGGGTCTGTACTGCCTGATGTGCTCGAGCCTCCCAGAAACCGTCGCCATAGAAAGTTTTTCCATTCGATTTTTTTCCTGGCACTGCTACTGATGTTTCTGGAGAATATCTATACGGTACTTCTAACTGGCGATCTGGCAGACAAAGTTACCTTTGGTCTCCTTTTTGCAGGAGCGGGATATACTTCCCATCTGGTGCTAGATGCGCTTACGCCTGCGGGACTTCCGATTGTGGGGTTGTAA